One Channa argus isolate prfri chromosome 15, Channa argus male v1.0, whole genome shotgun sequence DNA segment encodes these proteins:
- the LOC137099773 gene encoding ferritin, middle subunit-like — protein MESQVRQNYHRDCEAAINRMVNLELFASYTYTSMGFYFSRDDVALPGFAHFFKEESHEEREHAEKLLSFQNKRGGRIFLQDVKKPDRDEWGSGLEAMQCALQLEKTVNQALLDLHKLASQHQDPHLCDFLETHYLNEQVEFIKKLGDYITNLTKMDADKNKMAEYLFDKHTLGEKS, from the exons ATGGAGTCTCAAGTGCGTCAGAACTACCACCGCGACTGCGAGGCCGCCATCAACCGGATGGTCAACTTGGAGCTGTTTGCCTCCTACACCTACACTTCCATG GGCTTCTACTTCTCCCGTGATGATGTTGCCCTCCCAGGCTTTGCCCATTTCTTCAAGGAGGAAAGTCATGAAGAGAGGGAGCACGCTGAGAAGCTGCTGTCCTTCCAGAACAAGAGAGGAGGACGCATCTTCCTCCAGGACGTCAAG AAACCAGATCGTGATGAGTGGGGGAGCGGTCTGGAGGCCATGCAGTGCGCCCTGCAGCTGGAGAAGACTGTAAACCAGGCTCTGCTGGACCTGCACAAGCTGGCGTCTCAGCATCAGGATCCTCAT CTGTGTGACTTCCTGGAGACCCACTACCTGAACGAACAGGTGGAGTTCATCAAGAAGCTGGGCGACTACATCACCAACCTCACCAAGATGGATGCCGACAAGAACAAGATGGCAGAGTACCTGTTTGACAAGCACACCCTGGGGGAGAAGAGCTAA